The following coding sequences lie in one Rutidosis leptorrhynchoides isolate AG116_Rl617_1_P2 chromosome 4, CSIRO_AGI_Rlap_v1, whole genome shotgun sequence genomic window:
- the LOC139844204 gene encoding dirigent protein 22-like: MVYTKTLLYLYVVLVAFSVTSVSEARKRNTINIQFYMHDTPGGPNPSAVPVAGQQVNGTTPMFGFGTIYVMDNALTATPEVNSTLIGRAQGLYAMSSQGNEPSLLMTLTYNFVSGIYNGSSLSILGRNPIFNEIREMPVVGGTGVFRLARGFALAKTYSMFQVDAIIGYNVTVVPYY, translated from the coding sequence ATGGTTTACACAAAAACACTGTTGTACTTGTACGTAGTATTAGTCGCGTTTTCAGTGACGTCAGTTTCAGAAGCCAGAAAACGCAACACTATAAATATCCAGTTCTACATGCACGATACTCCAGGTGGACCTAACCCTTCAGCTGTCCCTGTTGCTGGTCAACAAGTGAATGGCACGACTCCCATGTTTGGATTTGGGACCATTTATGTCATGGATAACGCTCTCACTGCCACTCCCGAAGTCAACTCGACCCTTATTGGTCGAGCCCAAGGGCTATATGCCATGTCATCACAAGGAAACGAACCGAGCCTACTCATGACCCTCACCTACAACTTTGTCTCTGGCATATACAATGGTAGCTCTTTAAGTATTCTTGGtcgaaaccctatttttaatgaaATTAGAGAGATGCCGGTAGTTGGAGGTACTGGAGTTTTTCGACTGGCTCGTGGTTTTGCTCTAGCGAAGACATATTCTATGTTTCAAGTGGACGCTATAATCGGATACAATGTCACTGTAGTACCTtactattaa